A window of the Clostridia bacterium genome harbors these coding sequences:
- a CDS encoding amino acid ABC transporter ATP-binding protein → MVKMENVAKSFGTLEVLRNINFEVTQGEVVCIIGPSGSGKSTILRCLNHLERITSGRVFIQGRLVDERINGKDQLKISHKQVSEICTELGMVFQRFNLFPHMTVLENIIEAPVTVKKVPKEEASRYAAELLKKVGLEDKRDEYPSRLSGGQQQRVAIARALAMKPKIMLFDEPTSALDPELVGEVLEVMKELAREGMTMIVVTHEMGFAKEVANRVLFMDRGEILEEGVPADIFSNPKHERTRSFLQKVL, encoded by the coding sequence ATGGTTAAAATGGAAAATGTGGCAAAGTCATTCGGAACCCTTGAGGTGCTTAGAAATATCAATTTTGAGGTAACACAAGGAGAGGTTGTCTGTATTATAGGCCCAAGTGGTTCCGGAAAGAGTACCATACTGAGGTGCTTGAACCATCTTGAAAGGATTACTTCCGGCAGGGTATTTATCCAGGGAAGGCTGGTGGATGAAAGAATTAACGGAAAGGATCAGCTGAAGATATCTCACAAGCAGGTTTCTGAGATTTGTACGGAACTTGGCATGGTATTTCAGAGATTTAACCTGTTTCCACATATGACTGTATTAGAAAACATAATAGAGGCGCCTGTCACTGTCAAAAAAGTGCCTAAAGAAGAAGCTTCAAGATATGCTGCTGAACTGTTGAAAAAGGTAGGACTCGAAGATAAGCGGGATGAATATCCCTCCAGGTTGTCCGGAGGTCAGCAGCAGAGGGTTGCCATAGCAAGAGCCCTTGCTATGAAACCAAAGATAATGCTGTTTGATGAACCAACTTCAGCACTTGACCCTGAACTGGTAGGTGAGGTGCTTGAAGTAATGAAAGAACTGGCACGGGAAGGTATGACCATGATAGTGGTAACACATGAGATGGGCTTTGCCAAGGAAGTAGCTAACAGAGTATTGTTTATGGATAGAGGAGAGATTCTTGAGGAAGGTGTACCGGCTGATATATTTTCTAACCCTAAGCATGAAAGAACCAGATCATTTCTACAAAAAGTGCTATAA
- a CDS encoding LTA synthase family protein, whose amino-acid sequence MSDKMELKLLERVRSYMEKLISSAFEVLLFTFIMLVKSIFFNREISLTFTNIVFMLSSIGMVLVFTSFSLWFKRKIRIMILIFWDLVLTVFMIADMVYFRYFNDVISVPVLRQAVLMDTLQSSISSLFRISDIFFVFDILLFIAVLIITAGKTNFSGPTLKQRVISASSVLLIGICFVSYGFFDINRTMGSKIFDNVLDRTFFVQNIGIINYHGFDIYATVLKSTLGDKGISEERKKEVLQAFKSMEKKQGTNLTGAAKGYNLIVVQAEAFQNMLIDMKVNGREVTPNLNRFIKKSAYFKNYFSQTAQGSTSDAEFLSNASYYPLTEGSVYFRYPNNTFDTLPKAMKGLGYKTYAMHAYKGSYWNRSFVYPVIGFDHFYNMPDYKFNESVGWGLGDKSFFKQSVDKLKKIDSPFHAFLISLSAHHPYDAFNDISNFDVAPYEHTFLGNYLKAQHYADEALGELFMELENSGLMGNSVIVIYGDHAGIQKEKTEEYKEFLNLNDNAELRLIQMSKVPLIIHFPGDKAAGVRETAGGQIDLYPTLANLYGIKPAYALGKDLFNSDIGYAVFRNGNITDGTTAYIKSANLCFDIVSGQERDLNTLSEKIEFAEKQLEVSDDIISGNLISYFLKDKSK is encoded by the coding sequence ATGTCGGATAAAATGGAATTAAAGTTATTGGAACGGGTAAGAAGCTATATGGAAAAGCTCATATCTTCTGCTTTTGAGGTATTATTGTTTACTTTTATTATGCTGGTTAAGAGCATATTCTTTAATAGAGAAATCTCACTTACCTTTACAAATATAGTGTTTATGTTATCATCTATCGGTATGGTTCTTGTTTTTACGAGTTTTTCATTGTGGTTTAAAAGGAAAATAAGAATCATGATTCTTATATTTTGGGATTTGGTGTTAACTGTATTTATGATTGCAGACATGGTTTATTTCAGGTATTTCAATGATGTGATATCCGTACCGGTCTTAAGGCAGGCTGTGTTGATGGATACTCTTCAAAGTAGTATATCAAGTCTCTTCAGAATCAGTGACATCTTTTTTGTTTTTGATATCCTGTTATTTATTGCAGTATTGATTATTACTGCAGGAAAAACCAACTTTTCCGGCCCCACACTGAAACAGCGTGTGATAAGCGCCTCTTCAGTTTTGCTCATAGGTATATGCTTTGTGTCTTACGGCTTTTTTGACATAAACCGGACTATGGGCAGTAAAATATTTGATAATGTTTTAGACCGTACTTTTTTTGTCCAGAATATCGGCATCATTAATTACCACGGCTTTGACATATATGCAACTGTATTAAAGAGCACTTTGGGGGACAAGGGTATTTCTGAAGAAAGGAAAAAGGAAGTACTGCAGGCTTTCAAAAGCATGGAGAAAAAGCAGGGTACAAATCTGACAGGAGCTGCAAAAGGCTATAACCTTATTGTAGTACAGGCAGAAGCATTTCAGAACATGCTTATTGATATGAAGGTTAATGGAAGGGAAGTTACGCCAAATCTTAATAGATTTATAAAAAAGAGTGCATATTTCAAAAACTACTTTTCTCAGACAGCACAGGGAAGTACATCAGATGCGGAGTTTCTGTCCAATGCATCCTACTACCCTCTGACTGAGGGCTCGGTGTATTTCCGGTATCCCAATAATACATTTGATACTCTTCCTAAAGCAATGAAAGGTCTTGGCTACAAGACTTATGCAATGCATGCTTATAAGGGAAGCTATTGGAACAGATCTTTTGTTTATCCTGTTATCGGATTTGACCATTTCTATAATATGCCGGACTATAAATTTAATGAGAGTGTAGGCTGGGGACTTGGTGACAAGTCATTTTTCAAGCAGTCGGTAGATAAGCTGAAAAAAATCGATAGCCCTTTTCATGCATTTCTGATATCACTTTCGGCCCATCATCCGTATGATGCTTTCAACGATATTTCTAATTTTGATGTTGCACCCTATGAACATACATTTCTGGGTAATTATCTGAAAGCTCAGCATTATGCAGATGAGGCCCTGGGAGAGCTTTTTATGGAACTGGAAAACAGTGGTTTGATGGGAAATAGTGTAATTGTAATATATGGTGACCATGCAGGAATTCAGAAGGAAAAGACTGAAGAGTACAAAGAATTTTTAAATTTGAATGATAATGCAGAACTTAGACTGATTCAAATGTCAAAAGTACCGCTTATAATACATTTTCCCGGTGATAAGGCAGCGGGGGTAAGGGAGACTGCGGGAGGGCAGATCGATTTATACCCTACTCTGGCCAATCTTTATGGAATCAAGCCTGCATATGCACTTGGCAAGGATTTGTTTAACTCAGACATAGGTTATGCTGTGTTTAGAAATGGGAATATTACTGACGGTACAACTGCATATATAAAATCTGCAAACTTGTGCTTCGATATTGTTTCAGGACAGGAAAGGGATCTGAATACATTAAGTGAAAAAATTGAATTTGCTGAAAAACAACTAGAAGTATCGGATGATATTATAAGCGGCAACCTGATAAGTTATTTTCTAAAAGATAAAAGTAAATAA
- a CDS encoding ferritin-like domain-containing protein, with protein MNNDVYADNCNSYFQPEYSMIGDIEEYIQNELKDSMYYFELSKKAPSQMAKDLLEEFSKDEKTHAEGFVKAYGILTGLMFHSMDVGVQQIPEYSEALKSRFLSETSESKKYSDQYLKTRNQFLKDLFFSISSSEAQHAMKILLLMCEA; from the coding sequence GTGAACAATGATGTATATGCCGATAACTGTAATTCTTACTTTCAGCCTGAATACTCCATGATAGGAGACATAGAGGAGTACATACAAAATGAATTAAAAGACAGTATGTATTATTTTGAGCTCTCTAAAAAAGCGCCCTCACAGATGGCCAAAGATTTGCTTGAGGAGTTTTCTAAAGATGAAAAGACCCATGCTGAAGGATTTGTCAAAGCCTATGGAATTCTCACAGGTTTGATGTTTCATAGTATGGATGTGGGTGTACAACAGATACCCGAATACAGCGAAGCACTGAAGTCAAGATTCTTATCAGAAACAAGTGAGAGTAAGAAGTATAGTGATCAATACCTGAAGACCAGAAACCAATTCTTGAAGGACTTGTTTTTTTCCATAAGCTCCTCAGAAGCACAGCATGCAATGAAAATACTGTTGTTGATGTGTGAAGCATAA